A stretch of the Mycolicibacterium celeriflavum genome encodes the following:
- a CDS encoding bifunctional MaoC family dehydratase N-terminal/OB-fold nucleic acid binding domain-containing protein codes for MSAIEEIQKAAERIKAEGKSKPRAGRHPVNQPMIDHWLDAMGDRNPIYVDDLAAKTAGHPGAVAPPAMIQVWTMMGLGGVRPDDDPLGKILDLFDEAGYVGVVATNCEQTYHRYLRVGEEVSVTAELTDVIGPKTTALGEGFFITQKITWTVGDDVEDPVAEMMWRIMKFKPADSADAGAGVTVPDDLDADMMMRPASSRDTKFFWDGVNAHELRIQKRPDGTLVHPPVPALWQDKNQPTDYVVASGKGTVFSFVVHHAPKVPGRTLPFVIALVELEEGVRMLGQIRNVDPATVEIGMPVRATYIDFPEGESGPAWTLYAWEPSEEAPR; via the coding sequence GTGAGCGCCATCGAGGAGATCCAGAAGGCCGCTGAGCGGATCAAGGCCGAGGGCAAGAGCAAGCCGCGAGCGGGCAGGCATCCGGTCAACCAACCGATGATCGACCACTGGCTCGACGCGATGGGTGACCGGAACCCCATCTACGTCGACGATCTGGCCGCCAAGACGGCCGGGCATCCCGGCGCCGTCGCGCCTCCGGCGATGATCCAGGTCTGGACGATGATGGGCCTCGGCGGTGTCCGGCCGGACGACGACCCTCTCGGCAAGATCCTCGACCTGTTCGACGAGGCGGGCTATGTCGGCGTGGTCGCGACCAACTGCGAGCAGACCTACCACCGGTACCTGCGGGTAGGCGAAGAGGTCAGCGTCACTGCGGAATTGACCGATGTCATCGGGCCGAAGACCACCGCGCTCGGTGAGGGTTTCTTCATCACGCAGAAGATCACGTGGACGGTCGGTGACGACGTCGAAGACCCGGTCGCCGAGATGATGTGGCGAATCATGAAGTTCAAGCCGGCCGACAGCGCCGACGCGGGCGCCGGCGTGACGGTGCCCGACGACCTGGACGCGGACATGATGATGCGGCCGGCGTCCTCGCGCGACACCAAGTTCTTCTGGGACGGCGTCAACGCACACGAGTTGCGCATCCAGAAACGTCCCGACGGCACGCTGGTGCATCCGCCGGTGCCGGCACTGTGGCAGGACAAGAACCAGCCGACCGACTACGTCGTCGCCAGCGGCAAGGGCACCGTGTTCAGCTTCGTGGTACACCATGCACCGAAGGTGCCCGGCCGCACGCTGCCGTTCGTGATCGCGCTCGTCGAACTCGAAGAAGGCGTACGGATGCTCGGCCAGATCCGCAACGTCGACCCAGCCACCGTGGAGATCGGAATGCCTGTTCGCGCAACGTACATCGACTTCCCAGAGGGAGAGTCAGGTCCCGCGTGGACGCTGTATGCGTGGGAGCCGAGTGAGGAGGCGCCACGATGA
- a CDS encoding cytochrome P450 codes for MTIDTTRSTFPSVFDAELPSLTYDDTPKPEDAHRRIRQARQQAPIALGPHGPELLTYDLVRTVLRDSRFAMPQGLGLEAQGITSGPLWDKTITGILSLDGAEHHRLRRLVSKAFTPRAVGRLGTTIVEVITELIEPLTTAGRCDVVTDIAQQYPIPIICALLGAPPEDWQLFSRWTDDIFKIFSWNVANDAPVILRAWEQLDAYIDDMVAQRRHTPTDDLISALIRAEDDGDRLTHAELITLASTLLAAGTDTTRNQLAATVQVLCDHPDQWALLAQHPGLAPQAIEEAMRHSPVVCMTMRKATEDVALGGVVIPAGTLVMANMAAANRDPGVYPDPDRFDITRDGPAAMQTFGGGVHYCLGTHLARLELAEALTVITRRMPNPRCTGPAPWKPLTGMSGPTTLPINFDTGY; via the coding sequence ATGACCATCGACACCACCCGCTCAACTTTCCCCAGCGTCTTCGACGCCGAGTTGCCGTCCCTGACCTATGACGACACCCCGAAACCCGAGGACGCGCACCGGCGGATTCGGCAGGCACGGCAGCAGGCGCCGATCGCGCTGGGACCACACGGACCCGAATTGCTGACCTACGACTTGGTCCGCACCGTCCTGCGCGATTCCCGCTTCGCCATGCCCCAAGGGCTCGGTCTGGAGGCACAAGGCATTACCTCCGGTCCGCTGTGGGACAAGACAATCACCGGCATCTTGAGCCTCGACGGCGCCGAGCACCACCGGCTGCGCCGCCTCGTGTCCAAGGCCTTCACACCCCGCGCGGTCGGGCGGCTCGGCACCACCATCGTCGAGGTCATCACCGAGCTGATCGAACCTTTGACCACCGCCGGGCGCTGCGACGTCGTCACCGACATCGCCCAGCAATACCCGATTCCGATCATCTGCGCGCTGCTGGGCGCACCCCCGGAGGACTGGCAACTGTTCTCGCGCTGGACCGACGACATCTTCAAGATCTTCAGCTGGAACGTCGCCAACGACGCGCCCGTCATCCTGCGAGCCTGGGAACAACTCGACGCCTACATCGACGACATGGTCGCCCAGCGGCGCCACACCCCCACCGACGACCTGATCTCCGCACTGATCCGCGCCGAAGACGACGGTGACCGACTCACCCACGCCGAGCTGATCACGCTCGCATCAACCCTGCTGGCCGCCGGCACCGACACCACCCGCAATCAACTCGCCGCCACGGTGCAGGTCCTCTGTGACCATCCCGACCAATGGGCATTGTTGGCTCAACATCCCGGGCTCGCACCGCAGGCGATCGAGGAAGCCATGCGCCATTCTCCGGTCGTCTGCATGACCATGCGCAAAGCCACCGAGGACGTCGCGCTCGGCGGTGTCGTCATCCCGGCCGGCACCCTCGTCATGGCGAATATGGCCGCCGCCAACCGCGACCCCGGTGTCTATCCCGATCCCGACCGCTTCGACATCACCCGCGACGGCCCAGCAGCCATGCAGACTTTCGGCGGCGGCGTGCACTACTGCCTCGGTACCCACCTCGCAAGACTCGAACTCGCCGAAGCCTTAACTGTCATCACCCGACGAATGCCGAACCCCCGTTGCACCGGCCCCGCCCCCTGGAAGCCGCTCACCGGGATGAGCGGCCCGACCACCCTGCCCATCAACTTCGACACTGGCTACTGA
- a CDS encoding site-specific integrase, producing the protein MAGASADGWTLHFYDFRQRFVSVDDVVPGLGDVESRAKRNGARDSTPFFLDPWGRADALVNAYWRDPLVRGRATGTLRRYALSLKVWLDFLHAMGVRWDQASRSELAAFKEWRLSAEKNPQHVTANSFCVDRAAIRNFYSWAAEQHGIDNPVRARVIATSWMGGGQVVLESTPSGMRRADVKWLTPQAFRLWRNLGLRGFTMEGVPRHDWRGATEDRDIAFAEGLFGTGLRIGEWASILTIEVPKPGSEGLVRSRVASHCAKGGSGRAFWMRRRVAQQVHFYLQEGSRTAAVARAQRAGRYGQIADRLVVEHVRRDGQLEVVDATGSRRTVRLDALGPSTRMKLFRRGRDGLEPMWLWLNHDGTPRPKHSWYKTFDRANTRVAKALAQEGGTPLWCRPHMLRHSFALRWFCIATFVAWRRTDMLTKQEQRDFRNQLGDVWFLLATLLGHRSAEVTRSVYLEPFQALQVEELIALMDADDRQSLERLVATVGVGESRVLTVQT; encoded by the coding sequence ATGGCTGGTGCTTCGGCTGATGGTTGGACTCTTCATTTCTACGATTTCCGTCAGCGGTTCGTATCGGTGGACGACGTGGTTCCAGGGTTGGGTGATGTCGAGTCCCGGGCGAAGCGAAATGGTGCGCGTGATAGCACTCCGTTCTTCCTGGATCCGTGGGGCCGGGCGGATGCGTTGGTGAACGCCTACTGGCGAGATCCGCTGGTGAGGGGACGAGCAACGGGGACTTTGCGTCGTTACGCCTTGTCGTTGAAGGTGTGGCTGGATTTTCTGCACGCGATGGGCGTTCGATGGGATCAGGCGTCGCGATCGGAACTGGCTGCGTTCAAGGAGTGGCGGTTGTCGGCTGAGAAGAATCCTCAGCACGTGACCGCCAATAGTTTCTGTGTCGATCGCGCGGCGATCCGCAATTTCTACTCGTGGGCGGCCGAGCAGCACGGAATCGACAACCCCGTCCGAGCCCGCGTGATTGCCACGTCTTGGATGGGCGGTGGCCAAGTCGTGTTGGAGAGCACTCCGTCGGGGATGCGCAGGGCCGACGTGAAGTGGCTTACCCCACAAGCATTTCGGTTGTGGCGGAACCTGGGGTTGCGTGGTTTCACGATGGAGGGCGTGCCGCGCCACGATTGGCGGGGAGCGACTGAGGATCGCGACATCGCATTCGCGGAGGGGTTGTTCGGGACGGGTTTACGAATCGGCGAGTGGGCCAGCATATTAACCATCGAGGTGCCCAAGCCGGGCTCTGAGGGGCTCGTGCGTTCGCGCGTTGCGTCTCATTGCGCGAAGGGTGGTAGCGGGCGAGCGTTCTGGATGCGGCGCCGCGTAGCCCAACAAGTTCACTTCTATCTGCAGGAAGGTAGTCGCACTGCTGCCGTAGCACGCGCGCAACGTGCTGGTCGCTATGGGCAGATTGCGGATCGATTGGTCGTTGAACATGTTCGCCGGGATGGGCAACTGGAGGTCGTTGATGCGACGGGATCGCGTCGTACGGTCCGGCTCGATGCACTCGGGCCGTCGACACGAATGAAGTTGTTCCGCCGGGGACGTGATGGCCTGGAACCGATGTGGCTGTGGCTGAATCACGACGGGACACCTCGCCCTAAACACTCCTGGTACAAGACGTTCGACCGCGCGAACACCAGGGTTGCGAAAGCGCTTGCGCAAGAGGGGGGTACGCCGTTGTGGTGCCGTCCCCACATGCTGAGGCATTCCTTTGCGCTGCGGTGGTTTTGCATTGCCACGTTCGTCGCGTGGCGCCGCACCGATATGTTGACCAAGCAGGAGCAGCGCGACTTCCGCAATCAGCTTGGCGATGTCTGGTTTCTTCTGGCGACACTTCTTGGACATCGCAGTGCCGAGGTGACTCGCAGCGTTTATCTTGAGCCGTTTCAGGCGTTGCAGGTGGAGGAGCTCATCGCGCTGATGGATGCCGACGATCGGCAATCCCTTGAGCGTCTCGTCGCAACAGTTGGTGTCGGTGAGTCTCGTGTGTTGACGGTCCAAACGTGA
- a CDS encoding lipid-transfer protein — protein MPGELSGKAAIVGIGATDFSKNSGRSELRLASEAVLDALGDAGLTPADVDGMVTFTMDSNTEVAIARATGIGELKFFSKIHHGGGAACATIQQAAIAVATGVAECVVAYRAFNERSGVRFGQVQMRLVENADSTGVDNSFSYPHGLSTPAAQVAMIARRYMHQSGATSRDFGMISVADRKHAAKNPKAYFYEKPITIEDHQNSRWIAEPLRLLDCCQETDGGVALVVTSAERAKDLKHRPAVIEAASQGSSPDQYSMTSYYRPELGLPEMGLVGRQLWAQSGLTPQDIQTAILYDHFTPFTLIQLEELGFCDRGDAKDFIADGAIEVGGRLPINTHGGQLGEAYIHGMNGIAEGVRQLRGTSVNPVPDVEHVLVTAGTGVPTSGLILG, from the coding sequence ATGCCCGGCGAGCTGTCCGGTAAGGCGGCGATCGTCGGGATCGGCGCCACCGACTTCTCAAAGAACTCCGGCCGCAGCGAACTCCGTCTCGCGTCGGAGGCGGTGCTCGATGCCCTGGGCGACGCCGGCCTCACGCCCGCCGATGTCGACGGCATGGTCACGTTCACAATGGATTCCAACACCGAGGTCGCGATCGCCCGGGCGACGGGCATCGGTGAGCTGAAGTTCTTCTCGAAGATCCATCACGGCGGCGGCGCGGCATGCGCGACGATCCAACAGGCGGCGATCGCGGTGGCGACCGGTGTCGCGGAATGTGTTGTGGCGTATCGGGCGTTCAACGAGCGCTCAGGTGTGCGGTTCGGTCAGGTTCAGATGCGGTTGGTGGAGAACGCCGACTCGACCGGCGTCGACAACTCGTTCTCCTATCCGCATGGGCTCTCAACGCCCGCTGCGCAGGTCGCGATGATCGCCAGGCGGTACATGCATCAGTCGGGTGCGACGAGCAGAGACTTCGGCATGATCTCGGTCGCCGACCGCAAACACGCGGCGAAGAACCCGAAGGCGTACTTCTACGAAAAGCCGATCACCATTGAGGATCATCAGAATTCGCGGTGGATCGCCGAGCCGCTGCGGCTGCTGGACTGCTGTCAGGAGACCGACGGCGGGGTCGCGCTGGTGGTGACGTCCGCCGAGCGGGCCAAGGACCTCAAGCACCGGCCGGCGGTCATCGAGGCGGCCTCGCAGGGTTCGAGCCCGGACCAGTACTCGATGACGAGCTACTACCGACCGGAGCTCGGGCTGCCGGAGATGGGTCTGGTGGGCAGGCAGTTGTGGGCGCAGTCGGGTCTGACGCCGCAAGACATTCAGACCGCGATACTCTACGACCACTTCACTCCCTTCACGCTTATTCAGTTGGAGGAACTCGGCTTCTGCGATCGCGGTGACGCCAAGGACTTCATTGCCGACGGCGCGATCGAGGTCGGCGGACGGTTGCCGATCAACACCCACGGCGGTCAGTTGGGCGAGGCCTACATACACGGCATGAACGGGATCGCCGAGGGCGTACGACAGTTGCGTGGCACGTCGGTCAATCCCGTACCGGACGTCGAGCATGTGCTCGTCACCGCGGGCACCGGAGTGCCGACCTCCGGGCTGATCCTGGGCTGA
- the fadE29 gene encoding acyl-CoA dehydrogenase FadE29 — protein sequence MYIELTPEQKQLQAELREYFSSLISPEEAKEMEKDRHGKAYRAVIKRMGADGKLGVGWPKEFGGLGFGPIEQSIFVNEAQRADVPLPAVTLQTVGPTLQQYGTDAQKKKFLPAILAGEVHFAIGYTEPEAGTDLASLRTTAVRQGDEYIVNGQKVFTTGGHDADYIWLACRTDPEAVKHKGISILIVDTKDPGYSWTPMILSDGAHHTNATYYNDVRVPADMLVGEENGGWKLITTQLNNERVMLGPAGRFAGLYDRVYAWASKPGGNGDIPINHDDVKRSLGELKAMWRINELLNWQVAAAGETIDVADAAATKVFGTERIQYAGRLAEEIVGKYGDPSEEDTAQLLEWLDSQTKRNLVITFGGGVNEVMREMIAAAGLKVPRVPR from the coding sequence ATGTACATCGAACTGACGCCCGAACAGAAACAGCTGCAAGCCGAACTGCGAGAGTACTTCTCGAGTCTCATCTCCCCTGAAGAGGCGAAGGAGATGGAGAAGGACCGCCACGGCAAGGCGTACCGCGCCGTCATCAAGCGGATGGGCGCGGACGGCAAGCTGGGCGTGGGTTGGCCCAAGGAGTTCGGCGGGCTCGGCTTCGGTCCGATCGAGCAGTCGATCTTCGTCAATGAGGCGCAGCGCGCCGACGTACCGCTGCCCGCGGTCACCCTGCAGACCGTCGGGCCCACGCTGCAGCAGTACGGGACCGACGCGCAGAAGAAGAAGTTCCTGCCCGCGATCCTCGCGGGTGAGGTGCACTTCGCGATCGGCTACACCGAGCCGGAGGCGGGCACCGACCTGGCCTCGCTGCGCACCACCGCCGTGCGGCAGGGCGACGAGTACATCGTCAACGGGCAGAAGGTGTTCACCACCGGCGGCCACGACGCGGACTACATCTGGCTGGCCTGCCGAACCGACCCGGAGGCGGTGAAGCACAAGGGCATCTCGATTCTGATCGTCGACACGAAAGACCCCGGTTACTCGTGGACGCCGATGATCCTGTCCGACGGCGCCCACCACACCAACGCCACGTACTACAACGATGTCCGGGTGCCCGCCGACATGCTCGTCGGCGAGGAGAACGGCGGCTGGAAGCTGATCACCACCCAGCTGAACAACGAGCGCGTGATGCTCGGACCCGCCGGACGATTCGCCGGCCTCTACGACCGGGTGTATGCGTGGGCGTCGAAGCCGGGCGGAAACGGCGACATCCCGATCAACCACGACGACGTGAAGCGCTCGCTCGGCGAGCTCAAGGCGATGTGGCGAATCAACGAACTGCTCAACTGGCAGGTCGCCGCGGCGGGGGAAACCATCGATGTCGCCGACGCGGCCGCCACCAAGGTGTTCGGCACCGAGCGCATCCAGTACGCCGGACGCCTCGCCGAGGAGATCGTCGGGAAGTACGGTGATCCTTCTGAAGAGGACACTGCGCAACTGCTGGAATGGCTGGACTCCCAGACGAAACGAAATCTGGTGATCACGTTCGGCGGAGGTGTCAACGAAGTGATGCGGGAGATGATCGCGGCCGCCGGCCTGAAGGTCCCGAGGGTGCCGCGGTGA
- a CDS encoding MaoC family dehydratase, which produces MSAPSISVGTKLPELALYGDPTFIVSTAIATRDYQDVHHDRDKAQAKGSKDIFVNILTDTGLVQRYITDWAGPTAMIKSISLRLGVPWYAYDTVTFSGEVTAIDDGVITLKIVGSNSLGDHVIATATLTIGGN; this is translated from the coding sequence ATGAGCGCTCCTTCCATTTCTGTCGGGACGAAGCTTCCAGAGCTGGCGCTGTATGGCGACCCCACGTTCATCGTGTCGACGGCGATCGCCACGCGCGACTATCAGGACGTCCATCATGACCGGGACAAGGCGCAGGCCAAAGGCTCGAAGGACATCTTCGTCAACATCCTGACCGACACCGGCCTGGTGCAGCGGTACATCACCGACTGGGCGGGTCCGACCGCGATGATCAAGTCGATCTCGCTGCGCCTCGGCGTGCCCTGGTACGCCTATGACACGGTGACGTTCTCCGGTGAGGTGACTGCGATCGATGACGGGGTGATCACGCTGAAAATCGTTGGCAGCAACAGCCTCGGCGACCATGTGATCGCCACCGCGACGTTGACGATCGGAGGGAATTGA
- a CDS encoding site-specific integrase, which yields MVNRTLHIDATRCRFGDPVWDLSAAIEDRHSAGQAVHWEGFPMPFRHACKLYLFALLNIVDDAPRLDSARSLYPHIKTILGELVPLRRFTTWLVERGVTSFGQVSAEHLDDYLRHVTETIGVSAQSKRSALQAIKRLHVYRDALPPHCRLPAGPLWGGASARGLANYESSWGKPNTTPRIHPDVMEPLLSAALVITHTVAADLLPAARNLHAMRYLAHHIAPAIRRAPTRTVSVFDTTKAQLECLLAALGRNDASLPGIRTGDTTSVDLMGLAVGGWLSHSELKRMKETSVLIAKYGLPIEVDMLRATTFTATGMYCWREAPVGANELVELLRHVTTACFLVIAYLSGVRTGEALNLRRGCISRDSKLALTLMSGHQLKAGEQHRDRSPATIPWVVTDETAHAVSVLEQITVSDLLFPAFELFSKDQFLLGATRTRTPGSINADITSFIEWFNREVAPVVSHPLIGADPHGTIQVPRLRRTLAWHIVRRPGGTIAGATQYGHLHTQMIQGYAGGADAGFLDDITFEQFLHRAEIIHDDSQRLERGEHVSGPAADEYRARIARASTFAGLTVTTKSQIKSALSNPDLQIHHGAVVTCVFRRATAACLEPADSSAEPFWSRCRLGCVNAARTDRDAANLRQHVTALQRDLATLELPEPLRQRIQVRLIEHRKALAEHDSSRPMTVPQQSEEDE from the coding sequence TTGGTCAACCGGACGCTTCACATCGACGCGACCCGATGCCGATTCGGCGACCCGGTGTGGGATTTGTCCGCGGCGATCGAAGACCGGCACAGTGCAGGACAAGCCGTGCACTGGGAGGGGTTCCCAATGCCATTTCGTCACGCCTGCAAGCTCTACCTGTTCGCCCTGCTCAACATCGTCGACGACGCACCCCGCCTTGACAGTGCCCGATCGCTCTATCCACACATCAAGACGATCTTGGGCGAGCTGGTGCCGTTGCGGAGGTTCACGACGTGGCTGGTGGAGCGGGGTGTCACATCGTTTGGCCAGGTCAGCGCCGAACACCTCGATGACTATCTGCGCCATGTCACCGAGACCATCGGTGTCAGCGCCCAATCCAAACGCTCGGCGTTACAGGCCATCAAGCGTCTGCACGTGTACCGGGATGCCCTGCCCCCGCATTGCCGGCTCCCCGCAGGTCCGTTGTGGGGCGGTGCGAGTGCGCGGGGGCTCGCCAACTACGAGTCATCCTGGGGCAAGCCGAACACGACCCCTCGCATTCATCCCGATGTCATGGAGCCGCTGCTCTCGGCGGCGCTGGTGATCACCCACACGGTCGCGGCCGATCTACTTCCCGCGGCGCGCAACCTTCACGCGATGCGGTATCTGGCCCATCACATCGCACCCGCCATTCGCCGAGCTCCCACTCGTACGGTGTCGGTGTTCGACACCACCAAGGCCCAACTCGAATGCCTGCTTGCGGCACTGGGCCGCAACGACGCCTCACTTCCGGGTATCCGGACGGGCGACACGACCAGTGTCGACCTGATGGGGTTGGCCGTGGGTGGATGGCTCAGCCACAGCGAACTGAAACGAATGAAAGAGACTTCGGTCCTGATAGCCAAGTATGGATTGCCGATCGAAGTTGACATGTTGCGCGCCACCACATTCACTGCCACCGGCATGTACTGCTGGCGTGAAGCCCCCGTCGGTGCGAATGAACTCGTCGAACTGCTTCGCCACGTCACGACTGCCTGTTTCCTCGTGATCGCCTACCTTTCGGGTGTCCGGACCGGCGAGGCACTCAACCTACGACGCGGCTGCATCAGCCGGGACTCGAAGCTGGCGTTGACACTCATGTCCGGCCACCAGTTGAAGGCCGGTGAGCAGCACCGGGACCGATCGCCCGCCACGATCCCGTGGGTCGTGACCGACGAAACAGCGCATGCCGTCAGCGTTCTCGAGCAGATCACGGTGAGCGATCTGCTGTTTCCGGCGTTCGAGCTGTTCTCCAAGGACCAATTTCTCTTAGGCGCTACCCGGACCAGAACACCTGGCTCCATCAACGCCGACATCACCAGCTTCATTGAATGGTTCAATCGCGAGGTCGCTCCAGTAGTCAGCCATCCGCTGATCGGCGCCGATCCGCACGGCACAATCCAAGTACCGCGCCTGCGACGCACACTGGCCTGGCACATCGTGCGGCGGCCCGGCGGAACGATCGCCGGCGCAACGCAATACGGCCACCTGCACACACAAATGATCCAAGGTTATGCCGGCGGAGCTGATGCAGGATTCCTCGACGACATCACCTTCGAACAATTTCTCCACCGTGCTGAGATCATCCACGACGATTCCCAACGACTCGAGCGCGGCGAGCACGTCTCCGGTCCGGCTGCCGATGAGTACCGGGCCCGTATTGCCAGGGCAAGCACATTCGCGGGTTTGACAGTGACCACCAAGAGTCAGATCAAGAGCGCATTATCGAACCCCGACTTGCAGATCCACCACGGCGCGGTCGTGACGTGCGTGTTCCGGCGCGCCACCGCAGCCTGCCTGGAACCTGCCGACAGCTCCGCTGAACCCTTCTGGAGTCGATGCCGTCTGGGCTGCGTCAACGCCGCACGTACCGACCGCGACGCCGCCAACCTTCGCCAGCATGTCACAGCGCTCCAACGCGACTTGGCGACACTCGAACTCCCCGAACCGCTGCGGCAGCGAATTCAGGTTCGCCTGATCGAGCACCGAAAGGCCCTCGCAGAACACGATTCCAGCCGGCCGATGACAGTCCCACAACAGAGCGAGGAAGACGAATGA